GGGACCCCTATTCTGCCCTCGGGGAACAAACACCAGTTGCTGGGCGGTGGCTCCCATACCAATACGATCCCCAAGGGAGCTAAAGCGAAAACTATAGCCCGTGGTAGGGTTACCGAGGGAAGTGGAAGTACCAGGGGTACCGGTTTTGATGGCAATCGTATTTGCACCAGCCTCCAGCAGGGGTTGCCAACCGGTGTGGTTAGCGCAGTTATTGTTACGGTCACTTGGTTGTACCGAGACCCAGACCATCCCATCCCTATCCCGAAAACAAGCTTCCCAAGGACGGGCAGTACGGATGGCTTGGCTTTGGGCTTCCCGGATTTTATCCAAGGCGTTGGCACGGGCATCGTAGAGTCGCTGACGGGTGAGCAGGGTCAACCAACTGGGGGCGGCAATAGCGGCTACAATCCCCAAAATTGCTACGATGACAATCAATTCCACCAGGGTAAAGCCTTGGTCGGTACGATACGAGCGCATGGTTTTGAGCATGGGATCACCTCCAAGATACTAACTGGGTCGCCGGTTGTAGGAACCCCGGGTGCGGACTTGGGTTTCCACTGCCGGGCGGTAGATGTTGGTGCCACTGCCTTCAATCTCCCGCAAGCCTGCCCGCTCTGCCGCATTCCCCCGCAAATACACAAACACGTCCTGGACAAACCCGGTTTCCGCCGCCCCGCTCCGCTCCCGTACACAGCCATAGAAGGAACGAAAGCCCGTATTTGCCCCAACGCCAGTGGTAGCCACATACCCCGCCGGACACTCCACATTCACCCGCGGCGGTTGCCAGTCCACGTTGGATATGAGAATTGCTGTATCTGAATTAGGGCCATTCCAGGATAACAAGCCCCCTGGCCAGGTGGGGTTCTCCAGGGGGTCGAGGTTCACCAAACGGTTTTGAAACGCACTCGGACTCGGATCAGTCTTAGTCCCCCACACATACTGGCGGAAATAGCCTCGCACAATCCGTGCGGGTCCCCGGGGTTGCGTACTGGTCGTGAAACTACAATTCGGGCCTGGCCGTCCCGGATTCGGACACAACACATAGATCACCAGCGTGTACTGGGTACGGGCATAGTTCATGACGGCATTGCAGTCCCGGTTGCTGGTACAGGCACTGTTGTTGGCGTAATTGTCAATCTGTGTTTGTTCGGGTCCGTTTGTCGGTGGTACTAGATTCAAAAAGTTCAAATCCGGCACCGGCTCCCGTTTCCAAAAGGCCAACACCGTATTGACGGGCAGAGTCAACCCTGGACACGTCGCACCATTACCACTACCATTCGTCCGCAGACAGTTGCGGTCATAGACCAGCACCGCTTCCCGCAATTCGTTGGCGATGTAGTCCAAAGCCTGCGCCATTTCCCGTTCCGTTTCCCCCCGGGCAGTCTGAGTGCGCTCCACCCGGGTCATCTCCACCACCAGGTACATCATGCCAGTAATCAAAAAAGCACCAATCGCCGCCCCAATCACCAGTTCGGCAATGGTAAAACCAGCACCGGCCAAGCGGCGCGCCTTCCATAGCAACAACAGCAACCGTCGGTTCATACCCATTTCTCCATAAAGATAAAGAAAGTTACGAAGCCACAGACCCCCCACTCCCACCACAGGACGTACTTCTTGCCCCTACGGTGAGGCGCAAGGACTCTAAAGAGAGGGTCGAATCGGGAAAGAATACCGCACTGTACTGTACAGCCAAAGGATTGCTGGCTGTCTCCGGTGCCCCCAGTCGCATTTGGGCTGGCTGAATCCCCAACGCCCCCGTATAGGTTCCCTGCACCACCGCCCGGGGATACACCCGCACCCCCACAACGAACGAAACCGGCACCCCACCCGGAGCGACTTGCTGGCAAATCCGAAAGGCTTGCAACCCAAAATCCGCCTGCCCATCCCGGTCAATATCCACCCGACAGGGCGGCCCCACCGGAGTCGTGGGGTGATCCAGGTCGCAAAATGGTGCCGTCTTTAGGGCATTGGCCGCTGGGGCTGGTACCGTTTCCACCGAAGCACCCCCCTCCAAAGGTGCCAACCGTTCAATATCGGCGATGAAAACCGTAGCCGGTTGTCCCGCTGTCCCCCGTTCCATCCGTAGGCGCACCAAATCCAGATGCCCCTGTGCCAGCCGCGTCGCCTGTTCGACCCGTTGGTTTTGGGCACGAGCCGCCACCGATAGGGTCAAGATCGGGGGAAGCATCGCCGCCGTTACCCCCACGATGGCAATCCCCACCAGTGCCTCGATCAGGCTAAACCCACCGTGAACATGAAACCGCTTGGATACCATACAGACCACCTCCGCTAGGGACACGTTATACCGGGGACAACAAACCGCTTCATCTGACAGGTGTAGGGGTCATTCGCCGTCAATTCCAGGAAGTATTCATTCCGGGCGTTGGAGGGGTTGATGAACCGTTGCGCCACAGGCCCCGCCGGAGCGTACTGCAACCCAGGGTCATACCCCCACAACCGGGTCGGGGGACCATAGTAGGGAATGGATTCTAGCCTCAATGGGAATTGGCCTGGCTCAAAGGAGTCAAAATCGAAGGGAGCCGTAGCGTAATTGCTAAAGCCCAACTGCAACAAGGAACCCTGAATGGTCAAAGCGTTACCCGTTTCGATGAAGCGGGGGAAATTGTGCAGACCGCCGTAGGATTGCTGCCGCCGGGATGGTACAATCCCACTCACAATCACCGCATTCACCTGGTAGTCCGTTTGCCGTAGCGGTACATCCCCCCGAGTGGTGACGGGGCTGTAGTTGCCCGGTGGCACCCTGACTTGGGACGCTGCTAGGTTTCTGGTGACGTGAGAGCCATCACTAGTCACGATGATCGGTGCTTCCAGGTCAAGGGGATATTCCCTCGCCCAATCGCTACGAGGGGGAAGAGTACCGGTGATTATTGGGGTATTGCGGGCGGAAGGGCCACCAGTGGCGCAATCAACGCCCATTCCATCAATGTCGGTCACGTTGCGGATACCGTGTTCCTGAAAGCCATCACAGAAATTGTGGGTGATCAGGGTGATCGCATCCGCCAGAATTTCCACCGGTCGCCACGTATCCCCTGCCGCCGTCGCAAACCCTAAATTACGGTTGGTGCGAGCCACATAGAACTGTTCAAAGGTGTAGGGGAATGGTAACAGAGCCGTAAATTCCTGCACTACCACGCTACTACTGGGTGCCATGTGCAGGTTGAACCCACTGATCCCCCGGGCCAACTGGGTCATGACATAGACCGGGTTATCGCTGACAAAGCTCATCCCAAAGATGTTTCGTTCTGGCGGAGTCACACCCACCCGGCTCACATCATTGCCATTCATCAAGCGGAACCCATGCGCCCGCCGATCCGGGTCAGCGTAGTAGTCCACCGGTTTACCACTGATATTCACCGGCGTGACGGGTGGATCAGAGGGGTTGCGGGGGTCGGGGTTCATCTGCAACGCCGCCGGCGGCCCATCGGTAAAGTTCGCTTTCCATGCGGTTTCATAGGCAGGCCAATCCGCATTCGCCGGACGCAGGATGGCATCTTCCCGCTTGGCATCCTCCCGGAAGGCGTAGATAATCCCCCCCGCAATGGGTTTGGTCGTCGCCGTCGCCACTTCCCCCACCGTTAACCAGGCATCGCCCCCAAAGGATGCCGGTGCTTGATTCACCCGCCGCAGGAGGTCAATGTCGAAGTCCATCACCCGTACCATCTGCAATTGCCGCCCGTCATAGAGAGCTTTTTCCGCTAAACCCGTCCGATAGGAAGACAAGTTGGCGTGGGCAGTGGGTTGGGAAACATTGATGACCAAATCTGTTTCCCTAGAGTTATTCGCCACATTGAGGACTGGCAGTTTCCATGTGCGAGTAGGACCTGGTTGACGGTTTTGCAAGCGTAATTCATTCAAATCAGCTAATGTAACCGCCTCATAGGTCGCCAGGTCATTGGCATCCTCAGCGATGTAACGGCTCAGGACGTAGGGTTCTGAGAAGGTTTCCTGATTGTTCTCCGCACTGCCACTGGGCTGGTTATAAGGGCTGGGGTCACTGCTGTTGCGCCGGTTGATCCCGGAAGTGCCATCGTGACCGTGGGAATCCGCCCCATCCACCCCATCTCTAGAGTTCAAATCCCCTGGGAACAGGTAATACAAGGATGGGTACTTGGGCTGGGTGGGACACAGCCGAGCCAGGGCGACCATCTCCCGTTCTAATATCTGATCGTTAGGATTGGCCGGATTGGTGAAATCAGCAGGCTTCCTTTTGTACCCAAAGTAGTCAATATCTGCCAAACTCAGGTCGCAGGGCAGGTTCACGGTTTGTCCGAGGGTGTAGGGTCCTGGAAACGCTGTCCTTATGGTGTACGCCAAGCGTTGGTTGTTGGGACGAGATGAGCCAGTCGCCGGATCAGTCCCATTACCTGTATTTCCCTCCACCGTCTCCACACCGATCCACTGCCCCGGCACATACTCCCGGAAGCCATAGGTCCGATCCCGCACGATCTGCAACCGGGTATTCACCAGCCGAGCCAGATACACCAACCGATTCCACTGCTGGTAGTCGGAAGTGGGGGCAGATTGGTTGAAAATCTGAGCCTCCCGAATGCTCGCCAAAGCCGCAATGTAGTACTCAGCGGGAATGTTGTAACAGTTGGCGTTGGTGATCGTCGGTTTACAAAGCCCAGCACTTTCGTTCAAGGGAACAAACTCCAAAATCCCGTAACCAACTTCATAATTACCCACAGCCTCGTTAAAAATGCCATCCTGCAACTGGCGCATGGCATGAGCCAACCGTTGGAGGTCAGTGCGGATATTCGGTGAGGAACCGCCATCCGTACCCAAGGGCGGCACAGTGGGGACAGGATTAAACGGCTCTTTCCCCTCTTTACTCAAATAGAACGGAAACGCCAAATAGTGATGCACATTCGTTGCCAACAGGCTCATCGTACAGCCCGCCGTGTGCAGGTTCGCCTGGTCAGCGGGGGACAGCTCAGCGTAGCTCTTACCCCCCTCCAAGGTCGCAATGGTGCGGCGCAGGTTGGAAAAGTCCCCCCACATCGTCAGCACCGGGTCAGGATAGACCTGACGACTCCCCGGCGGTGCCTGCAACGGGGGAAACGCCCCATTCGGGTCACCGGCAAACTGTGCCAAATTCGTCAGCACCTTCATCAAGGCCGTCCCTGGTGCAAAATCCGCCACCTCAAACGGGGGGTCATCCGGGTTGGTGCCATTCCCGTACTCCATATTCGCCGTGCCCCGCCCCGTGAAAAAGTCCGCAGGGGGAAACAGGGGTTCGGAACCAGGCGGTCGGACAAAGTTGGCATTCAATGTGGGATACCCGGTCACGCCCGCAGGATTGACTGAGTTAGCCGGACTCACCGGATCACCGAAGGTAATGCTATTGCGATAACTACCCTCTGTCCCCGGGTGAATCGTGCTGGACAAACACAGCATGGGCAATGTGCGATCCGGTGTCCCCTTGTGATGGTAAACTGCCGCCGCCTGCACAGCCGCCAGATTATCCC
The sequence above is drawn from the Synechococcus sp. C9 genome and encodes:
- a CDS encoding GspH/FimT family pseudopilin encodes the protein MLKTMRSYRTDQGFTLVELIVIVAILGIVAAIAAPSWLTLLTRQRLYDARANALDKIREAQSQAIRTARPWEACFRDRDGMVWVSVQPSDRNNNCANHTGWQPLLEAGANTIAIKTGTPGTSTSLGNPTTGYSFRFSSLGDRIGMGATAQQLVFVPRGQNRGP
- a CDS encoding type II secretion system protein — its product is MVSKRFHVHGGFSLIEALVGIAIVGVTAAMLPPILTLSVAARAQNQRVEQATRLAQGHLDLVRLRMERGTAGQPATVFIADIERLAPLEGGASVETVPAPAANALKTAPFCDLDHPTTPVGPPCRVDIDRDGQADFGLQAFRICQQVAPGGVPVSFVVGVRVYPRAVVQGTYTGALGIQPAQMRLGAPETASNPLAVQYSAVFFPDSTLSLESLRLTVGARSTSCGGSGGSVAS